The following are encoded together in the Pseudomonas maumuensis genome:
- the pcaC gene encoding 4-carboxymuconolactone decarboxylase yields the protein MSNEKYEKGLQIRTQVLGEDYVNRSIQNADDFTQPLQELVTEYCWGHVWGRDGLSLKERSMINLAMISALNRPHELKLHIRGALRNGLSREQIREILLQVGIYCGVPAAVDSFRLAREAFAEADAQATR from the coding sequence ATGAGCAACGAAAAGTACGAGAAAGGCCTGCAGATCCGCACCCAGGTGCTCGGCGAGGACTACGTCAACCGCTCGATCCAGAACGCCGACGATTTCACCCAGCCACTCCAGGAGCTGGTCACCGAGTACTGCTGGGGCCACGTCTGGGGCCGCGATGGCTTGTCGCTCAAAGAGCGCAGCATGATAAACTTGGCGATGATTTCCGCGCTCAACCGGCCCCACGAACTCAAGCTGCACATCCGCGGCGCCTTGCGTAATGGCCTGAGCCGCGAACAGATTCGCGAGATCCTGCTTCAAGTCGGCATTTACTGCGGCGTACCCGCGGCGGTGGACAGTTTCCGCCTGGCCCGCGAGGCGTTCGCCGAAGCCGACGCGCAGGCAACCCGTTAA
- a CDS encoding ATP-binding protein — MAKWLDGGGLMAARIRNHDWASTPLGPLENWPGVLKTSVALCLASRFPQAVLWGDALITLHNDAFSEILGSKPTALGRPFSDVWQEAWSNIRHLAQRALDGEAVYIEDFPLTIERHGSPERAYFTFCYSPVRDHDGTVVGMLDTVTETTASVVANRRLNFLDSLGRAAANATDPERIMATTTRLLGEHLQLSSCAYAVMEPDEDAFTICGDWVAPGSPRLIGQYRLADFGVLAVSRLRAGLALVIDDNLSQLPARESATFQAIGITATICMPLIKEGRLTALMAIHDKHPRVWTDYEQTLIGEVTERCWAHIQRVQANAEVREALTALEALNATLEQRVEQRTSQLLHTEAVLRQTQKLEAIGQLTGGVAHDFNNLLTIIRSSIHFLQRPDLDENRRSRYLKTVSDTVDRGAKLTGQLLAFARRQALSPQVFEAGPRLEAMADMLGTAAGARIQVRLALPEAPCHVHADLGQLETAVINLMINGRDAMAGAGTLHLRLEADQSMPALRGQPPQAGPFAAISVIDGGVGIAPHLLERIFDPFFTTKAAGQGTGLGLSQVFGFAKQSGGDVQVSSIEGQGTTFTLYLPQVSPPDVEASSAAPSPAPGGERRHILVVEDNPDVGSFTAQILRDHGYRISWAISAEDALMQIAAEQDGFDAVFSDVVMPGMGGLALARELRRSQPRLPVILTSGYSEAIAEGGHQGFAFLAKPYSAEQVCRMLGDVLDTP, encoded by the coding sequence ATGGCGAAATGGCTAGACGGCGGCGGACTCATGGCCGCACGCATCCGCAACCACGACTGGGCATCCACCCCCCTCGGCCCCCTGGAAAACTGGCCCGGCGTGCTCAAGACCAGCGTTGCCCTGTGCCTGGCCTCGCGCTTTCCCCAAGCCGTGCTCTGGGGCGATGCGCTGATCACCCTGCACAACGATGCCTTCAGCGAGATTCTCGGCAGCAAGCCCACAGCCCTGGGCCGGCCCTTCAGCGACGTCTGGCAGGAGGCCTGGAGCAATATCCGTCACCTGGCCCAGCGCGCGCTCGACGGCGAGGCGGTGTACATCGAGGACTTCCCGCTGACGATCGAGCGCCATGGCAGCCCGGAGCGCGCCTACTTCACCTTCTGCTACAGCCCCGTGCGCGACCACGACGGCACCGTGGTGGGCATGCTCGACACGGTCACCGAGACCACCGCCAGCGTGGTCGCCAACCGCCGCCTGAACTTCCTCGACAGCCTCGGTCGGGCCGCCGCCAACGCCACCGATCCGGAACGGATCATGGCCACCACCACCCGCCTGCTTGGCGAGCACCTGCAGCTGTCGAGCTGCGCCTATGCCGTGATGGAGCCCGACGAGGACGCTTTCACCATTTGCGGTGACTGGGTCGCGCCCGGCTCGCCACGGCTGATCGGCCAGTACCGCCTGGCCGACTTCGGCGTGCTGGCGGTCAGCCGCCTGCGCGCAGGCCTGGCGCTGGTCATAGATGACAACCTCAGCCAGTTGCCGGCCCGCGAATCGGCGACCTTCCAGGCCATCGGCATCACCGCGACCATCTGCATGCCCTTGATCAAAGAAGGCCGCCTGACGGCGCTGATGGCCATCCACGACAAGCACCCCAGGGTCTGGACTGACTACGAACAGACCTTGATCGGCGAAGTGACCGAACGCTGCTGGGCACATATCCAGCGGGTCCAGGCCAACGCCGAGGTGCGCGAGGCCTTGACCGCCCTGGAGGCACTCAATGCCACCCTCGAACAGCGCGTGGAGCAACGCACCAGCCAGTTGCTGCACACCGAAGCCGTGCTGCGCCAGACCCAGAAACTCGAGGCCATCGGCCAGCTGACCGGTGGCGTGGCCCATGACTTCAACAATTTGCTGACCATCATCCGCTCCTCCATCCACTTCCTGCAGCGCCCTGACCTCGACGAGAACCGGCGCAGCCGCTACTTGAAGACCGTATCCGATACCGTCGACCGGGGCGCCAAGCTGACCGGGCAACTGCTGGCCTTCGCCCGCCGCCAGGCGCTCAGCCCACAGGTCTTCGAGGCCGGCCCAAGGCTCGAGGCGATGGCCGACATGCTCGGCACCGCCGCCGGCGCGCGGATCCAGGTGCGTCTGGCGTTGCCCGAGGCGCCCTGCCATGTACATGCCGACCTTGGCCAACTGGAAACCGCGGTCATCAACCTGATGATCAACGGTCGCGACGCCATGGCCGGCGCGGGCACCTTGCACCTGCGCCTGGAGGCCGACCAGAGCATGCCGGCGCTGCGCGGCCAGCCACCACAGGCCGGGCCATTCGCGGCAATTTCGGTGATCGATGGCGGCGTGGGCATCGCCCCACACCTGCTGGAACGCATCTTCGATCCGTTCTTCACCACCAAGGCCGCCGGCCAAGGCACCGGGCTCGGCCTGTCACAAGTGTTCGGCTTCGCCAAGCAGTCGGGGGGCGATGTGCAGGTCAGCAGCATCGAAGGCCAGGGCACCACTTTTACCCTGTACCTGCCCCAGGTGTCGCCGCCCGATGTCGAAGCGAGCAGCGCAGCTCCCTCGCCGGCCCCCGGCGGCGAGCGTCGGCACATCCTGGTGGTAGAAGACAACCCGGATGTCGGCAGTTTCACCGCGCAGATCCTGCGCGACCATGGCTATCGGATCAGTTGGGCGATCTCGGCCGAGGATGCGCTGATGCAGATCGCCGCGGAGCAAGATGGGTTCGACGCAGTGTTTTCCGACGTGGTGATGCCCGGCATGGGCGGCCTGGCCCTGGCCCGGGAGCTGCGCCGCAGCCAGCCGCGCCTGCCGGTGATCCTGACCTCCGGCTACAGCGAGGCGATTGCCGAAGGTGGCCACCAGGGCTTCGCCTTTTTGGCCAAGCCCTATTCGGCAGAGCAGGTGTGCCGAATGCTGGGGGACGTGCTGGACACGCCATGA
- a CDS encoding aldehyde dehydrogenase, which yields MTLVRFQMCIDGQWRDAQSGKTFDSLDPATAKAWAQLPDAGEADVELAVQAAQRAFEGKAWRGLTATARGKLLRRLGDLIAENKEHLAQLESRDNGKLIRETRGQVGYLPEFFHYTAGLADKLEGGTLPLDKPDLFAYTVHEPIGVVAGIIPWNSPLYLTAIKLAPALAAGNTIVLKPSEHASATLLELARLALEAGFPAGVVNVVTGYGPSTGAALTRHPLVRKIAFTGGAATARHVVRSSAENFAKLSLELGGKSPNIIFADADLDSAINGAVAGIYAASGQSCVAGSRLLVQDEIFDEFVERLIARAKGIRIGNPQDDRSEMGPIATAQQLAVIEGLVAAAKAEGATLRMGGKRAEVEGDGWFYEPTLFECDSNSMTIMQEEVFGPVAAVIRFKTEEQALAMANDSQFGLAAGIWTRDLGRAHRLARDVRSGIIWVNTYRAVSAMAPIGGFKNSGYGRESGIDSVLAYTELKTVWINLSTAPMPDPFVMR from the coding sequence ATGACCCTCGTTCGTTTCCAGATGTGCATCGACGGCCAATGGCGCGATGCCCAGAGCGGCAAGACCTTCGACAGCCTCGACCCGGCCACCGCCAAGGCCTGGGCGCAGCTGCCCGATGCCGGCGAAGCCGATGTCGAGCTTGCCGTGCAGGCCGCCCAGCGCGCCTTCGAAGGCAAGGCCTGGCGCGGCCTCACTGCCACCGCCCGGGGCAAGCTGCTGCGCCGTCTCGGCGACCTGATTGCCGAGAACAAAGAACACCTGGCCCAACTGGAAAGCCGCGACAACGGCAAGCTGATCCGCGAAACCCGCGGCCAGGTCGGCTACCTGCCGGAGTTCTTCCACTACACCGCGGGCCTGGCCGACAAACTCGAAGGCGGCACCCTGCCGCTGGACAAGCCCGACCTCTTTGCCTACACCGTGCATGAGCCGATCGGCGTGGTCGCCGGGATCATCCCGTGGAACAGCCCGCTGTACCTCACCGCGATCAAGCTGGCCCCGGCCCTGGCCGCCGGCAACACCATCGTGCTCAAACCCTCGGAACACGCCTCCGCCACTCTCCTCGAGCTGGCCCGCCTGGCCCTGGAAGCCGGCTTCCCGGCGGGCGTGGTCAACGTGGTCACCGGCTACGGTCCAAGCACTGGAGCGGCGCTGACCCGCCACCCGCTGGTGCGCAAGATCGCCTTCACCGGCGGCGCCGCCACCGCCCGCCACGTGGTGCGCAGCAGCGCCGAGAACTTCGCCAAGCTGTCGCTGGAGCTGGGCGGCAAGTCGCCGAACATCATCTTCGCCGACGCCGACCTGGACAGCGCCATCAACGGCGCCGTGGCCGGCATCTATGCCGCCTCCGGGCAAAGCTGCGTGGCCGGTTCGCGCCTGCTGGTGCAGGACGAGATCTTCGACGAGTTCGTCGAACGCCTGATCGCCCGCGCCAAAGGCATCCGCATCGGCAACCCGCAGGACGACCGCAGCGAGATGGGGCCGATCGCCACCGCCCAGCAACTGGCGGTGATCGAAGGCCTGGTGGCCGCGGCCAAGGCCGAGGGCGCCACCCTGCGCATGGGTGGCAAGCGCGCCGAGGTCGAAGGTGATGGCTGGTTCTACGAGCCGACCCTGTTCGAGTGCGACAGCAACTCGATGACCATCATGCAGGAAGAGGTGTTCGGCCCGGTCGCCGCGGTGATCCGCTTCAAGACCGAGGAACAGGCCCTGGCGATGGCCAACGACTCGCAGTTCGGCCTGGCCGCCGGTATCTGGACCCGCGACCTGGGCCGCGCCCACCGCCTGGCCCGTGACGTGCGCTCGGGGATCATCTGGGTCAACACCTACCGCGCCGTATCGGCCATGGCCCCCATCGGCGGTTTCAAGAACAGTGGCTATGGCCGCGAGAGCGGCATCGACTCGGTGCTGGCCTACACCGAGCTGAAGACGGTGTGGATCAACCTGTCCACCGCGCCCATGCCCGACCCCTTCGTGATGCGCTAG
- a CDS encoding amino acid synthesis family protein — MSFEIRKIVTYSEETRIEGGKATDKPVTMVGLAVVIKNPWAGRGFVEDLKPEIRANCSALGALMVERLTAAIGGADKIEAYGKAAVVGADGEIEHASAVIHTLRFGNHYREAVQAKSYLSFTNKRGGPGTSIQIPMMQKDDEGLRSHYITLEMQIEDAPRADEIVVVLGAADGGRLHPRIGNRYIDLEELAAEKANAQ, encoded by the coding sequence ATGAGTTTCGAAATCCGCAAGATCGTCACCTACTCCGAAGAGACCCGCATCGAAGGCGGCAAGGCCACCGACAAGCCGGTGACCATGGTCGGCCTGGCCGTGGTGATCAAGAACCCATGGGCTGGTCGCGGCTTCGTCGAAGACCTCAAGCCGGAGATCCGCGCCAACTGCTCCGCACTGGGTGCGCTGATGGTCGAGCGCCTGACCGCCGCCATCGGCGGAGCCGACAAGATCGAGGCCTACGGCAAGGCCGCCGTGGTCGGCGCCGACGGCGAGATCGAGCACGCCTCGGCGGTGATCCACACCCTGCGCTTCGGCAATCACTACCGCGAAGCCGTGCAGGCCAAGAGCTACCTGAGCTTCACCAACAAGCGCGGCGGCCCCGGCACCTCGATCCAGATCCCGATGATGCAGAAGGACGACGAAGGTCTGCGCTCGCACTACATCACCCTGGAAATGCAGATCGAAGATGCCCCGCGTGCCGACGAGATCGTCGTGGTGCTGGGCGCCGCCGACGGTGGCCGCCTGCACCCACGCATCGGCAATCGCTACATCGACCTGGAAGAACTGGCTGCCGAAAAGGCCAACGCTCAATAA
- a CDS encoding alpha/beta fold hydrolase — MIQPVAERTPAGTSYLDLGQGQPVVLIHGVGLNKEMWGGQIVGLANDYRVIAYDMLGHGQSRVPSADTPLEGYAEQLAELLDHLQVAQACVIGFSMGGLVARAFALNYPQRLAALVVLNSVFNRTPEQSAGVIARAAQAFEQGPDANVDAALERWFSREYKAANPAQVAAIRQILASNDPQGYHTTYSLFATQDMYRETDLGSIQVPTLVATGELDAGSTPAMARQLATRIPGAQCVVLAEQRHMMPVEAPREVNKMLLDFLRQARTLTESAKGIVA; from the coding sequence ATGATTCAGCCTGTCGCTGAACGTACACCGGCCGGGACCAGTTACCTGGACCTGGGCCAGGGCCAGCCCGTGGTACTGATCCACGGCGTGGGCCTGAACAAGGAAATGTGGGGCGGGCAGATCGTCGGCCTGGCCAACGACTACCGCGTCATCGCCTACGACATGCTCGGCCATGGCCAGAGCCGCGTGCCCAGCGCCGATACGCCGCTGGAGGGCTATGCCGAGCAGCTCGCCGAACTGCTCGACCACCTGCAGGTCGCCCAGGCCTGCGTGATCGGTTTTTCCATGGGCGGCCTGGTGGCCCGCGCCTTCGCCCTCAACTACCCGCAACGCCTGGCCGCGCTGGTGGTACTCAACAGCGTTTTCAACCGTACCCCCGAGCAGAGCGCCGGGGTGATCGCACGCGCCGCGCAAGCCTTCGAACAAGGCCCCGACGCCAACGTCGATGCCGCCCTCGAGCGCTGGTTCAGCCGCGAGTACAAGGCCGCCAACCCGGCCCAAGTCGCCGCCATCCGCCAGATCCTGGCGAGCAACGACCCGCAGGGCTACCACACCACCTACTCGCTGTTCGCCACCCAGGACATGTACCGCGAAACCGACCTGGGCAGTATCCAGGTGCCGACACTGGTGGCCACCGGCGAACTCGATGCCGGTTCCACCCCGGCCATGGCCCGTCAGCTGGCCACGCGTATTCCCGGCGCCCAGTGCGTGGTCCTTGCCGAGCAACGGCATATGATGCCGGTGGAAGCACCGCGCGAAGTCAACAAGATGCTGCTGGACTTCCTCAGGCAGGCCCGCACCCTCACCGAATCCGCCAAGGGGATAGTCGCATGA
- a CDS encoding GntR family transcriptional regulator, whose amino-acid sequence MKRQPLDDSFKVNRNPVTLREIVLDKLRGAIMNFHLLPGDRLVERDLCERLGVSRTSVREALRHLESEGLVEFADAKGPRVAIITLEDARDIYELRCVLEGLIVQLFTLNAKAKDIRALERALEVNREALEDGELQQVLDSVQGFYEVLLEGSGNQVAAQQLRQLQARISYLRATSVSQENRRGASNQEMEKIVAAIKSGDPQAAHQASVDHVRAAAKVALDYLRQKQDDNAKVRDIVAPLPLKDPRIGR is encoded by the coding sequence ATGAAACGCCAGCCCCTCGACGACAGCTTCAAGGTCAACCGCAACCCCGTCACCCTTCGTGAAATCGTGCTCGACAAGCTGCGCGGCGCGATCATGAACTTCCATCTGCTGCCGGGCGACCGCCTGGTCGAACGCGATCTCTGCGAGCGCTTGGGCGTCAGCCGCACCTCGGTACGCGAGGCCCTGCGCCACCTGGAGTCCGAAGGCCTGGTGGAGTTCGCCGACGCCAAGGGCCCGCGGGTGGCGATCATCACCCTGGAAGACGCCCGCGACATCTACGAGCTGCGCTGCGTGCTCGAAGGCCTGATCGTGCAACTGTTCACCCTCAACGCCAAGGCCAAGGACATCCGCGCCCTGGAGCGCGCCCTGGAGGTCAACCGCGAGGCCCTGGAGGACGGCGAGCTGCAGCAGGTGCTCGACTCGGTGCAAGGCTTCTACGAGGTGCTGCTCGAAGGCTCGGGCAACCAGGTCGCCGCCCAGCAGCTGCGCCAGCTGCAGGCGCGCATCAGCTACCTGCGCGCCACCTCGGTGTCCCAGGAAAACCGCCGGGGCGCGAGCAACCAGGAGATGGAAAAGATCGTCGCGGCGATCAAGAGCGGCGACCCCCAGGCCGCCCACCAGGCCTCGGTCGACCATGTGCGCGCCGCCGCCAAGGTCGCCCTGGACTACCTGCGCCAGAAGCAGGACGACAACGCCAAGGTCCGCGATATCGTCGCCCCCCTGCCCCTCAAGGACCCTCGCATAGGCCGCTGA
- a CDS encoding NUDIX hydrolase, protein MPNAPRYCPHCTTELARGVPNGDTHERLHCAGCGYIHYINPKIIAGCIIERDGKYLLCQRAIPPRPGTWTLPAGFMEAGETTEQAALREVWEESGVRADIVSPYSIFSVPKISEVYIIFRAVVTEETGQYGPETLDYRFFEPDQIPWDEIYYPAIRQILERYILERQAGVYGIYMGNDDTGKVHFIR, encoded by the coding sequence ATGCCCAACGCCCCGCGCTACTGCCCGCACTGCACCACGGAACTGGCCCGGGGCGTCCCCAACGGCGACACCCACGAACGTCTGCACTGCGCCGGTTGCGGCTACATCCACTACATCAACCCGAAGATCATCGCCGGCTGCATCATCGAGCGCGACGGCAAGTACCTGCTGTGCCAGCGCGCCATCCCGCCGCGCCCCGGGACCTGGACCCTGCCGGCCGGTTTCATGGAGGCCGGCGAGACCACCGAGCAGGCGGCGCTGCGCGAGGTGTGGGAAGAGAGCGGCGTGCGCGCCGACATCGTCTCGCCCTACTCGATCTTCAGCGTGCCGAAGATCAGCGAGGTGTACATCATCTTCCGCGCCGTGGTCACCGAGGAGACCGGCCAGTACGGGCCCGAGACCCTGGACTACCGCTTCTTCGAACCGGACCAGATCCCCTGGGACGAGATCTACTACCCGGCGATCCGGCAGATTCTCGAGCGCTACATCCTCGAGCGCCAGGCCGGCGTGTACGGGATCTACATGGGCAACGACGATACCGGCAAGGTGCATTTCATCCGCTGA
- a CDS encoding flavin reductase family protein — MIEPGIYKDVMGSFPSGVTVVTTLDADGGIVGITASAFSALSIEPALVLFCPNYASDTYPILRDSKQFAIHLLSADQTAEAYAFAGKGKDKAKGIDWQLSELGNPLLTKATAIIECELWREYDGGDHAIIVGQVKNLVLPEQPVTPMVYHKGKLGALPPLG, encoded by the coding sequence ATGATCGAACCTGGCATCTACAAAGACGTGATGGGCTCGTTCCCGTCCGGCGTCACCGTGGTCACCACCCTGGACGCCGACGGCGGCATCGTCGGCATCACCGCCAGCGCGTTCAGCGCGCTGTCGATCGAGCCGGCGCTGGTGCTGTTCTGCCCCAACTACGCCTCCGACACCTACCCGATCCTGCGTGACAGCAAGCAGTTCGCCATCCATCTGCTGTCCGCCGACCAGACCGCCGAGGCCTATGCCTTCGCCGGCAAGGGCAAGGACAAGGCCAAGGGCATCGACTGGCAGTTGAGCGAGCTGGGCAACCCGCTGCTGACCAAGGCCACGGCGATCATCGAGTGCGAATTGTGGCGCGAGTACGACGGCGGCGACCACGCGATCATCGTCGGCCAGGTGAAGAACCTGGTGCTGCCCGAGCAACCGGTCACCCCGATGGTCTATCACAAGGGCAAGCTCGGCGCGCTGCCGCCGCTGGGCTGA